A genomic segment from Streptomyces sp. NBC_00459 encodes:
- a CDS encoding FAD-dependent monooxygenase, producing MRGPTLAQEGRSSMYDRHEKTGSRRVLVVGAGPVGLALATELGWRGVPVTVIDQGDGRVPFPAGEAIFSRTMEHLRRWGCAEEARTESAPPPDYPHRTVFATSATGHVLTDFDYGVTNRSSGVYAPLTPEGPVFLSKFAFVPLLARTASALPGVEILYGTRLETMEQDSEGVLAVVRDLASGATETLTGTYLVACDGGRSGIRRALDIPFEGMFAQGHNFAVHFRAPQLLDLVRERLGGPAVQIHTLSSARRPYITVVNGVDEWRLSVYLDEEPDPADAVTWIREAVGAPIDVEILAAQPWSGHCVVARTYREGRVFLAGDAAHLLWPKGGFGANTGIGDAVDLGWKLAATLQGWGDPALLDSYEQERRPIAVRNVTEASSNWRADARLVPDPVLDHTDEEGERARREMGEKIRGSRAKEFRCTGVQLGYRYSGSPVCVPDGSPEPPDEPDEYVPSTWPGCRAPHAWLPDGSSVLDHFGHGFTLVVSGSPDPMPLVEAARGCGVPLTVLRLADPAAAELYERPLVLVRPDGHVGWRGRQAPADPVAVLDRLRGATVPPSDGKAAGATRTVSAGVGPHLV from the coding sequence CTATGTACGACCGGCACGAGAAAACCGGATCTCGGCGCGTCCTGGTCGTGGGAGCGGGGCCCGTGGGCCTCGCCCTCGCGACCGAGTTGGGGTGGCGCGGTGTACCGGTCACCGTGATCGATCAGGGCGACGGCCGCGTGCCCTTTCCCGCAGGCGAGGCCATCTTTTCGCGCACCATGGAACACCTGCGGCGCTGGGGCTGTGCGGAAGAGGCACGCACGGAGTCGGCACCGCCCCCGGACTACCCGCACCGCACGGTGTTCGCGACCTCCGCCACGGGGCATGTCCTCACCGACTTCGACTACGGGGTCACCAACCGGTCTTCGGGCGTGTACGCCCCGCTGACGCCGGAGGGTCCCGTGTTCCTGTCCAAGTTCGCCTTCGTACCGTTGCTCGCACGCACGGCCAGCGCACTGCCAGGGGTCGAGATCCTGTACGGCACCCGCCTGGAGACGATGGAGCAGGACTCCGAGGGTGTCCTGGCCGTGGTGCGCGACCTGGCGAGCGGTGCCACCGAGACACTGACCGGCACGTACCTGGTGGCCTGCGACGGAGGCCGCAGCGGCATACGTCGGGCGCTCGATATCCCGTTCGAGGGCATGTTCGCCCAGGGTCACAACTTCGCTGTGCACTTCCGTGCGCCGCAGCTGCTGGACCTTGTGCGGGAGCGACTGGGCGGCCCCGCGGTACAGATCCACACACTGTCGTCGGCGCGCAGGCCGTACATCACGGTCGTCAACGGCGTGGACGAATGGCGGCTCTCGGTCTACCTGGACGAAGAGCCCGACCCCGCTGACGCGGTCACCTGGATACGCGAGGCCGTCGGTGCGCCGATCGACGTGGAGATCCTCGCGGCGCAGCCCTGGAGCGGCCACTGCGTCGTGGCCCGCACCTACCGTGAGGGCCGGGTGTTCCTAGCGGGCGACGCGGCGCATCTGCTGTGGCCGAAGGGGGGATTCGGCGCCAACACCGGGATCGGTGACGCCGTGGACCTCGGCTGGAAGCTCGCCGCGACCCTCCAGGGATGGGGAGACCCGGCGCTCCTGGACAGCTACGAACAGGAGCGGCGGCCGATCGCCGTCCGCAACGTCACGGAAGCCTCCAGCAACTGGAGGGCCGACGCGCGGCTCGTCCCCGACCCAGTGCTCGACCACACGGACGAGGAAGGCGAACGGGCCCGACGTGAGATGGGCGAAAAGATCCGCGGGTCTCGGGCCAAGGAGTTCCGCTGCACGGGCGTCCAGCTCGGCTACCGGTACAGCGGCTCCCCGGTCTGCGTACCCGACGGCAGTCCGGAACCGCCCGACGAGCCGGACGAGTACGTACCGTCGACGTGGCCCGGCTGCCGCGCACCGCACGCCTGGCTGCCCGACGGCAGCTCGGTGCTCGACCACTTCGGGCACGGGTTCACGCTCGTGGTCTCGGGTTCCCCGGACCCCATGCCTCTGGTGGAGGCCGCGCGCGGGTGTGGTGTGCCGTTGACGGTGCTGCGCCTCGCCGACCCTGCCGCCGCGGAACTGTACGAGCGGCCGCTGGTGCTCGTACGCCCGGACGGTCACGTCGGCTGGCGAGGCCGGCAGGCTCCCGCGGATCCCGTCGCCGTGCTCGACAGACTGCGCGGTGCGACGGTCCCGCCTTCGGACGGGAAAGCGGCCGGAGCGACGCGGACGGTATCAGCGGGAGTCGGGCCTCACCTCGTCTGA